CCAATTGGTGACGGTACTTTTGGATGAGAACTTGTTTCAAGGGCTGGTGTTCCCGCTGGCCTAGATTGGGGTCGTTCCGGATCAGTGAAAAGGCCGCTTGCCGGGCGGCCCGAATGATGGGACCGTCACTTGCCAGATCGGCCATGCGCATCTTCTCGAAGCCGTGCTGCCGAACACCGAAAAGCTCTCCAGGGCCGCGCAATTTAAGGTCTTCGTCGGCGATTTCAAACCCGTTGACAGTACGCTCGATGATGCTTAGCCGCTGGCTCGCCTCGTCCCCACCACCACGTTGCACCAGAAAACAGCGTCCTTCCTGGGCGCCCCGGCCAATCCGCCCACGCATCTGGTGCAGCTGCGTCAGACCGAATCGCTCGGCATTTTCCACCAGCATCACGCTGGCGGTGGGCACGTCAATCCCGACCTCGATAACCGTGGTGGAAACCAATATCTGCAGTTCCCGTGCCTGAAAGGCGTTCATGACCGCCTCCTTGGCGATACCCTTCATGCGGCCGTGAAGATAGCCAACCTTAAGGTCGGGGAAAACCTTGTCCCTCAGGTGGATAAACCCGGCTTTGGCTGCCTTCAGGTCCCCTACTTCCGATTCCTCAATGACCGGAAAGACCACAAAGCATTGCCAGCCTGAACGCACCTCCCCGCGTATATAGGTGTAGATCTCCTCCAGTTGCTCAGGTTCCACTACCTGGGTAATAACTCCACCCCGGTTTTTAGGCATCTCATCCAGCAGGGAAACGTCCATGTCTCCGTGGTAGGTGATAGCCAGGGTACGGGGGATGGGCGTCGCGGTCATCGCCAGCACGTGGGGGTAGACTCCCTTGTCCATGAGCCGTCCCCGCTGCACCACGCCGAAGCGGTGCTGTTCATCTACGATGATGAAGGCCAGATCCCTGAAGGCTACATCTTCTTGGATGAGAGCATGGGTGCCGACAACCAGTAGCATCCGGCCATCGGTCAGATCGCTGAGCAGGGAGGCACGTTCGGGTTTGGGAGTGCTGCCGGTAAGCAAGGCCATGGGGAAGTCTACCCCGGTGGTCAGGGCCTTAAAGGCCTGGAAGTGTTGCTCGGCCAGAATTTCGGTGGGAGCCATCACCGCTACCTGTGCCTGCTCCCCGGCCACGATGGCCGCCGCCAGCAGGGCCACCACCGTCTTGCCACTGCCCACATCGCCCTGCAAAAGGCGGTTCATCATCCGTCCCGAT
Above is a genomic segment from Candidatus Neomarinimicrobiota bacterium containing:
- the recG gene encoding ATP-dependent DNA helicase RecG — its product is MTNSQPAPSLYFSDPVQYVKGIGPVRAEALAEVGIMTVADLLYYFPRRYLDRRNVALISDLRIGEQATVLARVVGQGIKYTRHRKFFQVTVTDDSGTLACVWFHGLEWMQKRFRVGDRVAVHGKVEFYQHLQMVHPDFDLLDEDEDPLNTGKIVPLYPGTAGLKAKGLDSRRFRQVIRACWDRLAAVPDHFTSAFRGQYSLPTLTESLKQIHAPDDEEWLSRATHRLKFDEHFFLQLLMALRRRSLEALPGRKFPELGPIVGQIYRSLPFQLTEAQVRVMREIRADFQSGRMMNRLLQGDVGSGKTVVALLAAAIVAGEQAQVAVMAPTEILAEQHFQAFKALTTGVDFPMALLTGSTPKPERASLLSDLTDGRMLLVVGTHALIQEDVAFRDLAFIIVDEQHRFGVVQRGRLMDKGVYPHVLAMTATPIPRTLAITYHGDMDVSLLDEMPKNRGGVITQVVEPEQLEEIYTYIRGEVRSGWQCFVVFPVIEESEVGDLKAAKAGFIHLRDKVFPDLKVGYLHGRMKGIAKEAVMNAFQARELQILVSTTVIEVGIDVPTASVMLVENAERFGLTQLHQMRGRIGRGAQEGRCFLVQRGGGDEASQRLSIIERTVNGFEIADEDLKLRGPGELFGVRQHGFEKMRMADLASDGPIIRAARQAAFSLIRNDPNLGQREHQPLKQVLIQKYRHQLDFVTIS